One region of Streptomyces sp. NBC_00442 genomic DNA includes:
- a CDS encoding ferredoxin reductase family protein, with the protein MTIEATDPQLAAYPALSAYLALQARQEHQEDYPGERQEGWREGWLAEHPGEQRQVVVRPVRVRPRVLRRGVLAGAGGVGLLWGAQAEPSARLDVLFAGGAHLSGLLAGYGVLVMLLLMARVPAVEHGVGADRLARWHALGGRYVLTLVGAHLVLALCAYAAYTGTDLLRSATRLLGYGGILAAALGTLAFGAAGVSSVRAARARISQETWRALHFLTYLGAALAFAHQLVGPDVAGNRLTVWAWAMLHATVAVLIVWYRGVVPVRQALRHALYVVEVRDERPDVVSVVMRGTGLDALRAEPGQFLRWRFLRRRLWHTSLPFSLSAPVRDDTVRITVKALGVHSRRIRRLRPGTRVLATGPFGAMTPHRRTRRKVLLLAGGVGITPMRVLFETLPAGPGDLTLLYRANNAAQLVLRDELEAIAVQRGAALHYLLGPSDASFDPLAPQALRNLVPHLAEHDVFLCGPGPMAQAATASLIRAGVPEEHIHTEQFSF; encoded by the coding sequence GTGACGATCGAGGCCACCGACCCGCAGCTTGCCGCGTACCCGGCGTTGTCCGCCTATCTCGCGCTCCAGGCCCGGCAGGAGCACCAGGAGGATTACCCGGGAGAACGCCAGGAGGGCTGGCGGGAGGGATGGCTGGCGGAGCACCCGGGGGAGCAGCGGCAGGTTGTGGTGCGGCCCGTGCGGGTGCGGCCGCGGGTTTTGCGGCGCGGGGTGCTCGCGGGGGCGGGCGGGGTCGGGTTGTTGTGGGGGGCGCAGGCCGAGCCGTCCGCGCGGCTGGACGTGCTCTTCGCGGGCGGAGCGCATCTGTCGGGGCTGCTCGCCGGCTACGGCGTCCTGGTGATGCTGCTGCTCATGGCCCGCGTCCCGGCCGTCGAACACGGCGTCGGCGCCGACCGGCTCGCCCGCTGGCACGCGCTCGGCGGGCGCTACGTGCTGACGCTCGTCGGCGCGCACCTGGTGCTCGCGCTGTGCGCGTACGCCGCGTACACCGGCACCGACCTGCTGCGGTCGGCCACGCGGCTGCTCGGTTACGGAGGGATCCTGGCGGCCGCGCTCGGTACGCTCGCGTTCGGGGCGGCCGGGGTCAGCTCGGTGCGGGCGGCACGGGCGCGGATCTCGCAGGAGACGTGGCGCGCCCTGCACTTCCTCACCTACCTCGGCGCCGCGCTCGCCTTCGCGCACCAGCTGGTCGGGCCCGACGTGGCGGGCAACCGGCTCACCGTGTGGGCCTGGGCGATGCTGCACGCGACCGTCGCCGTGCTGATCGTCTGGTACCGGGGCGTCGTTCCGGTGCGCCAGGCCCTGCGCCACGCGCTGTACGTCGTCGAGGTGCGGGACGAGAGACCCGACGTGGTGTCCGTCGTGATGCGCGGCACCGGACTCGACGCGCTGCGCGCCGAACCCGGACAGTTCCTGCGCTGGCGGTTCCTGCGGCGCAGGCTCTGGCACACCTCGCTGCCGTTCTCGCTGTCCGCGCCGGTCAGGGACGACACCGTACGCATCACCGTGAAGGCGCTCGGCGTGCACAGCCGGCGGATCAGACGGCTGCGTCCCGGCACCCGGGTCCTGGCCACCGGGCCGTTCGGCGCGATGACCCCGCACCGCCGTACCCGCCGCAAGGTGCTGCTCCTGGCCGGCGGGGTGGGCATCACGCCGATGCGGGTGCTGTTCGAGACGCTGCCCGCCGGGCCCGGCGACCTCACCCTGCTCTACCGGGCCAACAACGCCGCCCAGTTGGTGCTGCGCGACGAGCTGGAGGCCATCGCCGTCCAGCGGGGGGCCGCGCTGCACTACCTCCTCGGGCCCTCCGACGCGTCCTTCGACCCGCTCGCGCCGCAGGCCCTGCGCAACCTCGTCCCCCACCTCGCCGAGCACGACGTCTTCCTCTGCGGACCGGGCCCCATGGCGCAGGCGGCGACCGCCTCGCTCATCCGGGCGGGCGTCCCCGAGGAGCACATCCACACCGAGCAGTTCAGCTTCTGA
- a CDS encoding class F sortase — protein MVIAAFAGLWLIERGMDTVEPPRPSAAQAFAAGPAPGHAGRAADATAGDAARAVPQLPPADGLAPSEPVRVAIPSIGVDAPVMRLGLGPDHSLDVPPPGNTNVAGWYKDGTPPGSRGTSVMAGHVDDAHGPAVFYALGALKKGSRVEVTRRDGATAVFDVDAVEVYENDAFPDAKVYGAATRPELRLITCGGGFTKKGGYRGNVVAFAHLTGVVRGAAGAGTGAAGPGPAGAVGSARAF, from the coding sequence ATGGTGATCGCCGCGTTCGCCGGCCTGTGGCTGATCGAGCGGGGTATGGACACCGTGGAGCCGCCCCGGCCGTCGGCGGCGCAGGCGTTCGCTGCGGGGCCCGCGCCGGGCCACGCAGGCCGCGCGGCCGATGCCACGGCCGGTGACGCCGCGCGGGCCGTGCCCCAACTCCCGCCCGCCGATGGCCTCGCGCCCTCCGAACCCGTACGCGTCGCCATCCCCTCGATCGGCGTGGACGCGCCCGTGATGCGCCTCGGGCTGGGCCCCGACCACAGCCTGGACGTACCGCCGCCCGGGAACACGAACGTGGCGGGCTGGTACAAGGACGGCACTCCCCCGGGCTCCCGCGGCACCTCCGTGATGGCCGGCCACGTCGACGACGCGCACGGCCCCGCCGTCTTCTACGCGCTCGGCGCGCTGAAGAAGGGCAGCCGGGTCGAGGTGACCCGCCGGGACGGCGCGACCGCGGTGTTCGACGTCGACGCGGTCGAGGTGTACGAGAACGACGCGTTCCCGGACGCCAAGGTGTACGGGGCCGCGACGCGCCCGGAACTGCGGCTGATCACCTGCGGCGGCGGCTTCACGAAGAAGGGCGGCTACCGGGGCAACGTGGTCGCCTTCGCCCATCTGACGGGAGTGGTCCGGGGGGCGGCGGGGGCAGGTACGGGGGCGGCGGGGCCGGGCCCGGCGGGCGCCGTGGGCTCGGCGAGGGCTTTCTGA
- a CDS encoding aminotransferase class IV: MTLPYVEIDGRPADAENLLVPALTGGYGHFTAMQVRDGRVRGLAHHLARLDEATRELFGPAMPGERIRSLVAGALDAAGTPDAAVRVYVYGPDDAPTPMVVVNEPVDMPSTAQSLLSVPYERPVAHLKHLGGFAQAYYGRLARRQGFSEALLTGPGGVVSEGSITNIGFWDGTAVVWPDRPALLGVTKAVLEPRLAAYGLTSVRREVTLAGLGAYSAAFLTNSRGIAPVGRIDEREFSVDAELMKVVWRAFEEAPWDVIHPA; the protein is encoded by the coding sequence ATGACACTTCCGTACGTCGAGATCGACGGCCGCCCCGCCGACGCCGAGAACCTCCTCGTTCCCGCCCTGACCGGCGGCTACGGGCACTTCACCGCCATGCAGGTGCGCGACGGACGGGTCCGCGGCCTCGCCCATCACCTGGCCAGGCTCGACGAGGCCACCCGCGAGCTGTTCGGCCCCGCCATGCCCGGCGAACGGATCCGCTCCCTGGTCGCGGGGGCCCTCGACGCCGCCGGCACCCCGGACGCGGCGGTGCGCGTCTACGTGTACGGGCCCGACGACGCCCCCACCCCGATGGTCGTCGTCAACGAACCCGTCGACATGCCGTCCACCGCACAGTCGCTGCTCTCCGTGCCGTACGAGCGGCCGGTCGCCCACCTCAAGCACCTCGGCGGTTTCGCCCAGGCCTACTACGGCCGCCTGGCCCGCCGCCAGGGCTTCAGCGAGGCCCTCCTGACCGGGCCGGGCGGCGTCGTCTCGGAGGGCTCGATCACCAACATCGGCTTCTGGGACGGCACCGCGGTGGTGTGGCCGGACCGTCCCGCGCTGCTCGGCGTCACCAAGGCGGTGCTCGAACCGAGGCTCGCGGCGTACGGCCTGACGTCGGTGCGCCGCGAGGTCACCCTGGCCGGCCTCGGTGCCTACAGCGCGGCGTTCCTCACCAATTCCCGCGGGATCGCCCCGGTGGGCCGGATCGACGAGCGGGAGTTCTCGGTCGACGCGGAGCTCATGAAGGTGGTGTGGCGGGCGTTCGAGGAGGCGCCGTGGGATGTGATTCACCCGGCGTGA
- a CDS encoding NADPH-dependent FMN reductase, protein MDITTAAPAALKLTVVVASNREGRFAPVVADWFLARAREHQGLAVEVVDLAETELPTALSRNPSPATQAQLALVTPKLADADAFVVITPEYNHSFPAPLKNVIDWHFAQWQAKPVGFVSYGGISGGLRAVEQLRQVFAELHAVTVRDTVSFHQAHGLFDEDGEHREPLQADAAVKKMLDQVIWWAQALRDAKALRPYAG, encoded by the coding sequence ATGGACATCACCACAGCCGCACCGGCTGCCCTCAAGCTCACCGTCGTCGTCGCCTCCAACCGCGAGGGCCGCTTCGCGCCGGTCGTCGCCGACTGGTTCCTCGCCCGTGCCCGGGAACACCAGGGCCTGGCCGTCGAGGTGGTCGACCTCGCCGAGACCGAGCTTCCGACCGCCCTCTCCCGCAACCCCTCGCCCGCCACCCAGGCCCAACTCGCCCTTGTTACACCGAAGTTGGCGGATGCCGACGCATTCGTCGTGATCACGCCCGAATACAACCACTCCTTCCCCGCCCCGCTGAAGAACGTGATCGACTGGCACTTCGCGCAGTGGCAGGCCAAGCCGGTCGGCTTCGTCTCCTACGGCGGGATCTCCGGCGGGCTGCGCGCCGTCGAGCAGCTGCGGCAGGTCTTCGCGGAGCTGCACGCCGTGACCGTGCGGGACACGGTCAGCTTCCACCAGGCGCACGGTCTCTTCGACGAGGACGGCGAGCACCGCGAGCCGTTGCAGGCCGACGCCGCCGTGAAGAAGATGCTCGACCAGGTGATCTGGTGGGCGCAGGCGCTGCGCGACGCCAAGGCGCTCCGCCCGTACGCCGGTTGA
- a CDS encoding HAMP domain-containing sensor histidine kinase, whose translation MPAPRRRRPAHDGWFRDGWFRDGSFRDRWGRALRAPRGLSLRWKIAALLAAGCALVAVTIGLLIHQSRSAQIASTARESALAQLMHVRQVYELTGQVDRGDTQAALNAPDLPGPLRASALAGRRSTYLDLAGPHPAVWAARPVGDRVLSVRRPLNAAVGELRQLDGELVAWGAVVVGLAALGGAGLASRLSRRLRTAAATARRISGGELDARIGRPGPGRQDEVAELACAVDTMAASLQERLVAEQRFTADVAHELRTPLTGLHTAAELLPPSRPTELVRNRVDALRTLTEDLLEVARLDANAERPHLEVLPLDRTMATILQRCGMSQELARRGGQPTGGSGPAAADRPTRDAARSEAPAPTEPTGPDPTGPTGPDPIGPTDGPTGPTGPGVLVRTDARRLERIVANLVANARRHGAEPVEVTVDGTSVRVRDHGPGFPERLLKDGPQRFVTGARERGQGTGLGLTITLGQAHVIGAEVTLCNAPRGGGALAVVSLPAA comes from the coding sequence ATGCCCGCCCCGCGCCGACGGCGTCCGGCGCACGACGGGTGGTTCCGTGACGGGTGGTTCCGTGACGGGTCGTTCCGCGATCGGTGGGGCCGAGCCCTCCGGGCGCCCCGTGGGCTGAGCCTGCGCTGGAAGATCGCCGCACTGCTCGCGGCGGGCTGCGCCCTGGTGGCCGTCACCATCGGCCTGCTCATCCATCAGTCGCGCTCCGCGCAGATCGCCTCGACGGCCCGCGAGTCCGCGCTCGCGCAGCTCATGCACGTACGGCAGGTGTACGAGCTCACGGGGCAGGTGGACCGGGGTGACACGCAGGCCGCGCTCAACGCCCCGGACCTGCCCGGCCCGCTGCGCGCCTCTGCGCTGGCCGGGAGGCGGAGCACCTATCTGGACCTCGCGGGCCCCCATCCGGCGGTGTGGGCGGCGCGCCCCGTGGGCGACCGGGTTCTCTCGGTGCGCCGGCCGCTGAACGCCGCGGTGGGTGAACTGCGGCAACTGGACGGCGAGTTGGTGGCCTGGGGCGCCGTCGTGGTCGGGCTCGCGGCGCTGGGCGGGGCCGGGCTGGCCAGCAGGCTGAGCCGTAGGCTGCGTACCGCCGCGGCCACCGCGCGCCGCATCAGCGGGGGCGAACTCGACGCCAGGATCGGCCGGCCGGGGCCCGGCCGGCAGGACGAGGTGGCGGAGCTGGCCTGCGCGGTGGACACGATGGCCGCGTCCCTCCAGGAGCGCCTGGTGGCCGAGCAGCGCTTCACCGCGGACGTCGCGCACGAGCTGCGCACCCCGCTGACCGGCCTGCACACGGCCGCCGAACTGCTGCCCCCGAGCCGCCCGACCGAGCTCGTCCGCAACAGGGTCGACGCGCTGCGCACCCTGACCGAGGACCTGCTGGAGGTCGCCCGCCTCGACGCGAACGCCGAGAGGCCGCACCTTGAGGTGCTGCCCCTCGACCGCACGATGGCGACGATCCTCCAACGGTGCGGCATGAGCCAGGAGTTGGCGCGCCGTGGTGGACAGCCGACGGGCGGATCCGGCCCCGCCGCCGCGGACCGGCCCACCAGGGATGCCGCTCGTTCGGAGGCCCCCGCCCCCACCGAACCCACCGGCCCGGACCCCACCGGTCCCACCGGCCCAGACCCCATCGGCCCCACCGACGGCCCCACCGGCCCCACCGGCCCGGGTGTCCTCGTCCGTACCGACGCCCGCCGCCTGGAGCGGATCGTCGCCAACCTCGTCGCCAATGCCAGGCGGCACGGCGCCGAACCCGTCGAAGTGACGGTGGACGGGACCTCGGTCCGCGTGCGTGACCACGGGCCCGGGTTCCCCGAGCGCCTCCTGAAGGACGGCCCGCAGCGCTTCGTTACGGGCGCCAGGGAACGCGGTCAGGGCACGGGCCTCGGGCTGACCATCACCCTGGGCCAGGCGCACGTCATCGGCGCCGAGGTGACCCTGTGCAACGCGCCGCGCGGGGGCGGTGCGCTCGCCGTGGTCAGCCTGCCCGCGGCCTGA
- the cutA gene encoding divalent-cation tolerance protein CutA produces the protein MPSAEVLSVWTTTDSEDKAAALARGAVEARLAACAQIAGPVTSVYHWAGGIETTREWQVLFKTTAGRYRALERHLLAAHDYETPEILAAPVAAGSPAYLSWIAAETLAR, from the coding sequence GTGCCATCGGCCGAAGTGCTGAGCGTGTGGACCACGACCGACAGCGAGGACAAGGCGGCGGCGCTCGCCCGCGGCGCGGTGGAGGCCCGCCTCGCCGCCTGCGCGCAGATCGCGGGCCCCGTCACCTCCGTCTACCACTGGGCGGGCGGCATCGAGACGACCCGGGAGTGGCAGGTCCTCTTCAAGACCACGGCCGGCCGCTACCGGGCCCTCGAACGCCACCTCCTGGCCGCCCACGACTACGAGACGCCCGAGATCCTCGCGGCCCCCGTGGCGGCCGGGAGCCCCGCGTACCTGTCGTGGATCGCGGCCGAGACGCTCGCCCGGTGA
- a CDS encoding gamma-glutamylcyclotransferase family protein — MTRAVEPPFPFFVYGTLRPGERHHRRFLHGRTVAERPALLHGAVLYDGPGHPYATAGAGTITGTLIEVDPAGHGELLAALDALEEYAGPGNPRNRYDRVAREVAPAPSAPPVLAWVYLASPRLARELLAGGAAIPGGDWLSRAAGPVPPVPRTP, encoded by the coding sequence GTGACCCGCGCCGTCGAACCCCCGTTCCCCTTCTTCGTGTACGGCACGCTGCGCCCCGGGGAGCGCCACCACCGGCGTTTTCTGCACGGCCGTACCGTCGCCGAACGCCCGGCCCTGCTGCACGGGGCCGTCCTGTACGACGGCCCCGGCCACCCGTACGCCACCGCCGGAGCCGGCACGATCACCGGCACCCTCATCGAGGTCGACCCGGCCGGACACGGTGAACTCCTCGCCGCGCTCGACGCGTTGGAGGAGTATGCCGGTCCGGGGAACCCCCGCAACCGCTACGACCGGGTGGCGCGCGAGGTGGCCCCGGCACCCTCCGCCCCGCCCGTGCTCGCCTGGGTCTACCTCGCCTCGCCCCGCCTGGCCCGCGAACTCCTCGCGGGCGGCGCCGCCATCCCCGGCGGGGACTGGCTCAGCCGGGCGGCCGGGCCGGTTCCACCCGTACCGCGCACACCTTGA
- a CDS encoding molybdopterin oxidoreductase family protein yields the protein MPTDAAAPSPVTATHCPYCSLQCGMGLRAADGAPGGLDVVPRDFPVNRGALCGKGSSAPALLSRRLRLTEPLIRRADTGRLAPATWEEALALVAARLGSVREEHGADAVGVFGGGGLTNEKAYALGKFARVVLGTSQIDYNGRFCMSSAAAAHQRAFGIDRGLPFPLEDVARTGCVILVGANPAETMPPAVRHLRELRENGGTLIVVDPRRTKTAELADLHLAPRPGTDLALALGLLHLVVAQGRVDEEFMAERTTGWEAARAAVMAHWPELVERITGVPVPQIRAAVGLFCGTPDGMVLTARGAEQHATGTDTVGAWINFCLATGRAGRPLSGYGCLTGQGNGQGGREHGQKADQLPGYRKLTDPAARAHVAGVWGVPPDSLPGPGRSAYELLDALGGEVRGLLVMGSNPVVSAPRAAHVEGRLRALDFLAVADVVLSETAELADVVLPVTQWAEESGTMTNLEGRVLLRRAAVTPPDGVRSDLQILNSLAGRLGCEETAKGFPAEPEEVFEELRRASAGGAADYAGISYRRIEAEDGVFWPCPDEGHPGTPRLFLDRFATADGRARFVEVTHRGPAEETDGAYPVVLTTGRVLAQYQSGAQTRRVPELHAAAPGAFVEMHPLLAARIGVGDGDAVTVTSRRGQATAPARVTSAIRSDTVFMPFHWAGEGRANTVTNPALDPVSKMPEFKVCAVRVEPARPPG from the coding sequence ATGCCCACCGACGCCGCAGCGCCCTCCCCCGTGACCGCCACCCACTGCCCGTACTGCTCGCTCCAGTGCGGCATGGGGCTGCGGGCCGCGGACGGCGCGCCCGGCGGTCTCGACGTGGTCCCGCGCGATTTCCCGGTGAACCGGGGCGCGCTGTGCGGCAAGGGTTCGTCCGCGCCCGCGCTGCTCTCCCGGCGGCTGCGCCTGACCGAGCCGCTGATCCGCCGCGCCGACACCGGCAGGCTCGCGCCGGCCACCTGGGAGGAGGCACTCGCGCTGGTCGCGGCACGGCTCGGCTCGGTGCGCGAGGAGCACGGCGCCGACGCGGTCGGGGTGTTCGGCGGCGGCGGCCTCACCAACGAGAAGGCGTACGCGCTCGGAAAGTTCGCCCGGGTGGTGCTCGGGACCTCGCAGATCGACTACAACGGGCGGTTCTGCATGTCGTCGGCGGCCGCCGCCCACCAGCGGGCGTTCGGCATCGACCGGGGCCTGCCGTTCCCGCTGGAGGACGTGGCGCGGACCGGCTGTGTGATCCTGGTGGGCGCCAACCCGGCCGAGACCATGCCCCCTGCCGTGCGCCACCTGCGCGAACTGCGGGAAAACGGCGGCACGTTGATCGTTGTCGATCCGCGCAGGACGAAGACGGCCGAGCTGGCGGACCTGCATCTGGCGCCGCGCCCCGGCACCGACCTGGCGCTGGCGCTCGGTCTGCTGCACCTGGTGGTGGCCCAGGGCCGCGTCGACGAGGAGTTCATGGCAGAGCGGACCACGGGCTGGGAGGCGGCGAGGGCGGCGGTCATGGCGCACTGGCCGGAGCTCGTCGAGAGGATCACCGGGGTGCCCGTGCCCCAAATCCGCGCGGCTGTCGGCCTGTTCTGCGGTACGCCGGACGGGATGGTGCTGACCGCGCGCGGCGCCGAGCAGCACGCCACGGGCACCGACACGGTGGGCGCGTGGATCAACTTCTGCCTCGCGACCGGCCGGGCGGGCCGGCCCCTGTCCGGATACGGCTGCCTCACCGGCCAGGGCAACGGGCAGGGCGGGCGCGAACACGGCCAAAAAGCGGACCAGTTGCCGGGATACCGCAAGCTCACCGACCCCGCGGCCCGCGCCCATGTGGCCGGGGTGTGGGGCGTTCCGCCCGACTCGCTCCCCGGGCCGGGGCGCAGCGCCTACGAGCTTCTCGACGCGCTCGGCGGCGAGGTGCGGGGCCTGCTGGTGATGGGCTCGAATCCGGTCGTCTCGGCGCCGCGCGCGGCCCATGTCGAGGGCAGGCTCCGCGCGTTGGACTTCCTCGCCGTGGCGGACGTGGTGCTCTCGGAGACCGCCGAACTCGCGGACGTGGTGCTGCCGGTGACGCAGTGGGCGGAGGAGAGCGGCACGATGACCAACCTGGAGGGCCGGGTCCTGCTGCGCCGTGCCGCCGTCACCCCGCCGGACGGCGTACGCAGCGACCTGCAGATCCTCAACTCCCTTGCCGGACGGCTCGGTTGCGAGGAGACGGCGAAGGGTTTCCCGGCCGAACCGGAGGAGGTGTTCGAGGAGCTGCGCCGGGCGTCGGCCGGCGGAGCCGCGGACTACGCGGGCATCAGCTATCGCAGGATCGAGGCCGAGGACGGCGTGTTCTGGCCCTGCCCCGACGAGGGGCATCCGGGCACGCCCCGGCTCTTCCTCGACCGGTTCGCGACCGCGGACGGCCGGGCCAGGTTCGTGGAGGTCACCCACCGCGGGCCGGCCGAGGAGACCGACGGCGCGTACCCGGTGGTGCTCACGACGGGCCGTGTGCTCGCCCAGTACCAGTCGGGCGCCCAGACGCGGCGGGTGCCCGAGCTGCATGCGGCCGCGCCCGGTGCCTTCGTCGAGATGCATCCCCTGCTCGCCGCGCGGATCGGGGTGGGCGACGGCGACGCGGTGACGGTGACCTCGCGGCGCGGGCAGGCCACCGCCCCGGCCCGCGTCACCTCCGCGATCCGCTCGGACACCGTGTTCATGCCGTTCCACTGGGCGGGCGAGGGCCGGGCCAACACCGTGACGAACCCGGCGCTCGACCCGGTCTCGAAGATGCCCGAGTTCAAGGTGTGCGCGGTACGGGTGGAACCGGCCCGGCCGCCCGGCTGA
- a CDS encoding SanA/YdcF family protein: MPRIRVGRPRLPRTRAGRRRLVQAVAAACVLALAPATWMYASTGGRVGTVADAPASGVAVVFGAGLWKGEPSPYLAGRLDAAVRLYRAGKVKAVLVTGDNSRTDYDEPGAMRGYLVRHGVPGTHVVADFAGFDTWDSCVRAKKIFGVDRAVLVSQGFHIRRAVALCEAAGVRSYGVGVDAAHDATWYYGGTREVFAAGKALLDVVFKPDPTFLGPKEPGVARALTGPAG, from the coding sequence GTGCCGCGCATCCGAGTGGGGCGACCGCGCCTGCCCCGTACCCGCGCGGGACGGCGGCGCCTGGTGCAGGCCGTGGCCGCCGCGTGCGTGCTCGCGCTCGCGCCGGCCACGTGGATGTACGCGAGCACGGGCGGCCGGGTCGGCACCGTGGCCGACGCGCCGGCGTCCGGGGTCGCCGTGGTGTTCGGGGCCGGTCTGTGGAAGGGCGAGCCCTCGCCCTATCTCGCCGGCCGCCTCGACGCCGCGGTGCGGCTGTACCGGGCGGGGAAGGTGAAGGCGGTCCTGGTCACCGGCGACAACAGCCGCACCGACTACGACGAGCCCGGCGCGATGCGCGGCTATCTCGTGCGGCACGGCGTGCCCGGCACGCACGTGGTCGCCGACTTCGCCGGGTTCGACACCTGGGATTCCTGCGTGCGGGCGAAGAAGATCTTCGGGGTGGACCGGGCCGTGCTGGTCAGCCAGGGGTTCCACATCCGGCGCGCGGTCGCCCTGTGCGAGGCGGCGGGCGTGCGCTCCTACGGGGTGGGCGTCGACGCCGCGCACGACGCGACCTGGTACTACGGCGGCACCCGCGAGGTGTTCGCCGCGGGAAAGGCGCTCCTGGACGTGGTGTTCAAGCCCGACCCCACCTTCCTCGGCCCCAAGGAGCCAGGCGTCGCACGGGCGTTGACGGGCCCGGCCGGGTAG
- a CDS encoding sirohydrochlorin chelatase, translating into MTETARGRVSRGRRGGGGGPALVAVAHGSRDPAALRTVTALLDRVRALRPDLDVRLAHIEIERPLLSDALAELRGQAVLVPLLLGLGHHVKHDIPHTLATAGGHLDARVAAPLGPHPLLVEALHGRLVEAGLRLGPRTAASAVVLAAAGSRDPDAAAGTRRTAALLSERLGGVPVVPAYASGASPTVPEALRALAARGRHRVAIASYLTAPGRFAAQCAAEAPWLAAAPLGAHPAVARLVLHRYAGALTPSTPSTPPPPAAPGAARARVTV; encoded by the coding sequence ATGACGGAGACGGCGCGTGGCCGGGTGTCGCGCGGAAGGCGGGGCGGGGGCGGGGGGCCCGCGCTCGTCGCCGTCGCGCACGGCAGCCGTGACCCCGCCGCGCTGCGGACGGTCACCGCGCTCCTGGACCGGGTGCGCGCGCTGAGGCCGGATCTCGACGTCCGGCTCGCCCACATCGAGATCGAACGCCCGCTGCTGTCCGACGCCCTCGCCGAGCTGCGCGGGCAGGCCGTCCTCGTACCGCTGCTGCTCGGCCTCGGCCATCACGTCAAGCACGACATCCCGCACACCCTGGCCACCGCGGGCGGACACCTGGACGCCCGCGTCGCGGCGCCGCTCGGGCCGCACCCGCTGCTCGTCGAGGCGCTGCACGGGCGGCTCGTCGAGGCCGGCCTGCGGCTCGGCCCCCGTACCGCGGCCAGCGCGGTCGTGCTCGCCGCCGCCGGGTCGCGCGACCCCGACGCGGCCGCCGGCACCCGCCGCACCGCGGCTCTGCTCAGCGAGCGGCTCGGCGGGGTGCCGGTGGTGCCCGCCTACGCCTCCGGCGCCTCGCCCACCGTGCCCGAGGCGCTGCGCGCACTCGCCGCGCGCGGCAGGCACCGCGTGGCGATCGCCTCGTACCTCACCGCACCGGGACGGTTCGCGGCGCAGTGCGCGGCCGAGGCGCCATGGCTCGCGGCCGCGCCCCTGGGGGCGCATCCGGCCGTGGCGCGGCTCGTACTGCACCGCTACGCAGGGGCGTTGACGCCGTCAACACCGTCAACGCCGCCGCCTCCCGCCGCACCGGGCGCGGCGCGGGCACGCGTGACCGTGTGA